A genomic region of Deltaproteobacteria bacterium contains the following coding sequences:
- a CDS encoding NEW3 domain-containing protein — protein MRISKAFLVWLLLAGLAVCWPLSGTAHETSETGASQADSIPDEEKEPFELIMAYTGITVGPGQEFEMDAEVVNPRKASVRVALEATSLPEGWTAAFHSRYPSFPVGGIMVQGGKSTTLELKVKLPDDVEPGDYEVAVTAKDSKGEKTEDAKIAFRVSAKKVDTGGLKMESQYPVLSGNSSQVFKFSIDLKNETDNPVTTALGAQAPPGWVVRIKPQFEDTQISSIALKKDSTETLSVEIQPPLQGEPGDYPVVVVARSAGLSAQADLKVALAGTQELNVGTATGRLNASATAGEMSQVDFLIGNAGTAPLTNLAFLSSKPDGWEVNFRPDKVDNLNPGEVREVKMEVTAPNRAVAGDYMLAVTTNSPDVSQSIDFRVTVSTPTIWGWIGAFIVGVVVLGLAAVFIRLGRR, from the coding sequence ATGAGGATTAGCAAGGCTTTTCTTGTCTGGCTGTTGCTGGCCGGTCTGGCGGTCTGTTGGCCGCTGTCGGGTACGGCGCACGAGACTTCGGAGACCGGGGCGTCGCAAGCCGACAGCATACCGGACGAGGAGAAGGAGCCGTTCGAGTTGATCATGGCGTACACGGGCATCACCGTGGGGCCGGGTCAGGAATTCGAGATGGACGCCGAGGTCGTCAACCCGCGGAAGGCGTCGGTGCGGGTCGCGCTGGAGGCGACGTCGCTGCCGGAAGGCTGGACCGCCGCTTTTCACTCCAGGTACCCGAGCTTTCCGGTGGGCGGCATCATGGTCCAGGGGGGCAAATCCACCACCCTTGAACTCAAGGTCAAGCTCCCCGACGACGTGGAGCCGGGGGACTACGAGGTGGCGGTGACGGCCAAGGACAGCAAGGGCGAGAAGACGGAGGACGCCAAGATCGCCTTCCGCGTCTCGGCCAAGAAGGTCGACACCGGCGGGCTCAAGATGGAGAGCCAGTACCCGGTGTTGAGCGGCAACTCGAGCCAGGTCTTCAAGTTCAGCATCGACCTCAAGAACGAGACGGACAACCCGGTGACGACCGCGCTGGGGGCGCAGGCGCCTCCGGGCTGGGTCGTGCGCATCAAGCCCCAGTTCGAGGATACCCAGATCTCCTCCATCGCGCTCAAGAAGGACTCCACCGAGACCCTGAGCGTCGAGATCCAGCCGCCGCTCCAGGGAGAGCCGGGTGACTACCCGGTGGTGGTCGTGGCGCGCTCGGCCGGCCTGTCGGCTCAGGCGGACCTGAAGGTCGCGCTGGCCGGAACACAGGAACTGAACGTGGGCACGGCCACGGGCCGGCTCAATGCCTCCGCCACCGCCGGCGAGATGTCCCAGGTGGATTTCCTCATCGGCAACGCGGGCACCGCGCCCCTCACCAACCTGGCCTTCCTATCGAGCAAGCCCGACGGCTGGGAGGTCAATTTCCGCCCCGACAAGGTCGACAATCTCAATCCCGGAGAGGTACGCGAGGTAAAGATGGAGGTCACCGCGCCGAACCGTGCCGTGGCGGGCGACTACATGCTGGCCGTGACCACCAACAGCCCGGACGTCAGCCAATCCATCGACTTCAGGGTTACCGTGTCGACGCCGACCATCTGGGGCTGGATCGGGGCGTTCATCGTCGGCGTGGTGGTGCTCGGACTGGCGGCGGTCTTCATCCGGTTGGGAAGGCGATGA
- a CDS encoding tRNA (cytidine(34)-2'-O)-methyltransferase: protein MNVVLFEPEIPPNTGSVARLCAATRSPLHLIKPLGFQLDDKHLKRAGLDYWPHVDLRVHGSWGEFLHRHGEERLHFFSKKAALSYVSARFEENDFLVFGPETRGLPESLLDANAKRCYVIPMMSPAVRSLNLANAVSIVLYEGLRQLDRL, encoded by the coding sequence ATGAACGTCGTGCTCTTCGAACCGGAAATCCCGCCCAACACGGGCTCGGTGGCGCGCCTGTGCGCCGCCACCCGGAGTCCCCTGCACCTCATCAAGCCGCTGGGGTTCCAGCTCGACGACAAGCACCTCAAGCGCGCCGGCCTGGACTACTGGCCGCACGTGGACCTTCGGGTGCACGGTTCCTGGGGGGAATTTCTCCACCGCCACGGCGAGGAACGGCTGCATTTCTTCTCCAAGAAAGCAGCGTTGTCCTATGTCTCCGCGCGGTTCGAGGAAAACGACTTCCTCGTGTTCGGACCCGAGACCCGGGGCCTGCCGGAGAGCCTCCTCGACGCCAACGCGAAGCGCTGCTACGTCATACCCATGATGAGCCCGGCGGTGCGGAGCCTGAACCTCGCCAATGCCGTTTCCATCGTGCTCTACGAGGGACTGCGGCAACTCGACAGGCTATGA
- the dtd gene encoding D-aminoacyl-tRNA deacylase, whose protein sequence is MRILLQRVERAGVSVDGETVSAIGPGLCVFLGVGKGDSEDDCAFLADKLLNLRIFPDGAGRFDRSVLDTGGEILVVSQFTLYGDCRKGRRPSLTDAAAPEEADRLYGDFVERLARAVGPRVSTGTFQAHMKVSLVNDGPVTFLIDNATTGKK, encoded by the coding sequence ATGAGAATCCTGCTGCAGCGCGTCGAACGGGCCGGCGTGAGCGTCGACGGCGAGACGGTTTCGGCCATCGGACCCGGGCTCTGCGTGTTCCTCGGGGTCGGCAAGGGGGATTCGGAGGACGACTGCGCGTTTCTCGCGGACAAGCTGCTGAACCTGCGGATCTTTCCGGACGGCGCCGGCCGCTTCGACCGTTCCGTCCTGGACACCGGGGGCGAGATCCTGGTGGTGTCCCAGTTCACGCTGTACGGCGACTGCCGCAAGGGGCGGCGCCCTTCGCTGACGGACGCGGCCGCGCCGGAGGAGGCGGACCGGCTGTACGGAGACTTCGTGGAGCGGCTGGCGCGCGCGGTGGGGCCGCGGGTCTCCACCGGGACGTTCCAGGCGCACATGAAGGTGTCGCTGGTCAACGACGGGCCGGTGACCTTCCTCATCGACAACGCCACGACCGGGAAAAAGTGA
- a CDS encoding SDR family NAD(P)-dependent oxidoreductase: MSTILVTGACGFIGWKVCELLLARGDAVIAVDDLNAAYDVRLKEWRLERLRGRPGFAFIRADISDRGALPALTRAVEATGPVSAVINLAARAGVRASVDDPWAYVSTNVTGTLNLLDLCRTREIRKFVLASTSSLYGGDNPRPFREDAATDRPLSPYAASKKAAEVMAHTYHALYGMDVTVLRFFTVFGPAGRPDMSLFRFVQWISEGREVTVFGDGTQQRDFTYVDDVARGVLAALATAPGYEIINLGSDRPIVLNDALHLVEGLLGQRATIRYRDRHPADVDATWADISKARRLLGWQPETDFAAGVGALVDWYRRNRDWARDVAT, from the coding sequence ATGAGTACCATCCTCGTCACCGGAGCGTGCGGCTTCATCGGCTGGAAGGTGTGCGAGTTGCTGCTCGCGCGCGGCGATGCCGTCATCGCCGTCGACGACCTCAATGCCGCCTACGACGTGCGCCTCAAGGAATGGCGCCTGGAACGGCTCCGGGGGCGGCCGGGCTTCGCGTTCATCCGCGCGGACATCAGCGACCGCGGGGCGTTGCCGGCCCTGACGCGGGCGGTGGAAGCAACAGGGCCGGTAAGCGCGGTGATCAACCTGGCGGCCCGCGCCGGGGTGCGCGCCTCCGTCGACGACCCCTGGGCCTATGTTTCCACCAACGTCACGGGAACCCTGAACCTGCTGGACCTGTGCCGGACCCGGGAGATCCGGAAGTTCGTGCTCGCGTCCACGTCGAGCCTCTACGGCGGCGACAACCCGCGCCCCTTCCGGGAGGACGCCGCCACCGACCGCCCGCTGTCGCCCTACGCCGCCTCCAAGAAGGCCGCCGAGGTCATGGCGCACACGTACCACGCCCTGTACGGCATGGACGTCACCGTCTTGAGGTTTTTCACCGTGTTCGGCCCGGCCGGCCGGCCGGACATGAGCCTCTTCCGCTTCGTCCAGTGGATCAGCGAAGGGCGGGAGGTCACGGTGTTCGGCGACGGCACCCAGCAGCGCGATTTCACCTACGTCGACGACGTCGCCCGCGGCGTCCTGGCGGCGCTGGCGACCGCGCCCGGGTACGAGATCATCAATCTCGGCTCCGACCGGCCCATCGTCCTCAACGACGCCCTCCACTTGGTAGAGGGCCTCCTGGGCCAGCGCGCCACCATCCGGTACCGGGACCGTCACCCCGCGGACGTCGACGCCACCTGGGCCGACATCTCCAAGGCCCGCCGCCTGCTGGGCTGGCAACCCGAGACCGATTTCGCCGCGGGCGTCGGCGCGCTGGTGGACTGGTACCGCCGCAACCGGGACTGGGCCAGGGACGTTGCCACCTGA
- a CDS encoding MFS transporter has protein sequence MQSDHKNVLVLGTCQMLSGTGRGLFMVTSPVVALLIAPHPALVTLPTGLIVVGAALAAMPTSLFTRRFGRKIGFLCGTVLAAASGISCTSAVLFGNFWLLLLGGFLYGLFSSFSQLYRFAVADAASKEFRPKAISFVLAGGVFAGFAGPNLANWGKGLLNSHLFAGAFLFMIGTGLLAALALMFLNIPNLTREQREGEQRPLLEIIRQPVFVVAAVSATVAQSVMNFLMTATPVAMIAHGGHAFGSVATVISSHSVSMFAPGFFTGSLVKRFGEIPIIVTGLVLQGACITVALVDDHVFHFWLAMVLLGVGWNFTYTAATTLMTTAYTPSERNKTQGMMNQIIYTVVAIGSLSSGAVIHFLGWTWVNIGAAPMLLLAVLATIWHVAAKSNTVEA, from the coding sequence GTGCAATCCGACCATAAGAACGTCCTGGTTCTCGGAACCTGTCAAATGCTGTCCGGCACGGGGCGCGGCCTCTTCATGGTGACATCCCCGGTCGTCGCGCTGCTGATTGCACCGCATCCCGCGCTGGTGACCTTGCCGACCGGTCTGATCGTGGTCGGCGCCGCCTTGGCCGCCATGCCCACCTCGCTATTCACGCGCCGGTTCGGGCGGAAGATCGGTTTCCTCTGCGGCACCGTCCTGGCCGCGGCCAGCGGGATATCCTGCACCTCCGCCGTCCTCTTCGGGAACTTCTGGCTGCTTCTGCTGGGCGGTTTTCTGTACGGGTTGTTTTCCAGCTTTTCCCAGCTCTACCGGTTCGCGGTGGCGGACGCGGCCTCGAAGGAGTTCCGCCCCAAGGCCATTTCGTTTGTGCTCGCCGGCGGCGTGTTCGCCGGGTTCGCGGGCCCCAATCTGGCGAACTGGGGAAAAGGGCTCTTGAACAGCCACCTTTTCGCCGGCGCATTCCTGTTCATGATCGGGACCGGGCTTCTGGCGGCGCTGGCGCTGATGTTCCTCAACATCCCGAACCTGACCAGGGAGCAACGGGAAGGGGAGCAGCGGCCGCTGCTGGAAATCATCAGGCAGCCGGTGTTCGTCGTCGCGGCGGTCTCCGCGACGGTGGCCCAAAGCGTGATGAACTTCCTGATGACGGCGACGCCGGTGGCCATGATCGCCCACGGCGGCCATGCTTTCGGTTCCGTGGCCACGGTGATCTCGTCACACTCCGTGTCGATGTTCGCGCCCGGGTTCTTTACGGGTTCGCTGGTCAAGCGGTTCGGCGAAATACCGATCATCGTGACCGGCCTCGTCCTCCAAGGCGCCTGTATCACCGTCGCCCTGGTGGACGACCACGTCTTCCATTTCTGGCTGGCGATGGTGTTGCTCGGGGTCGGCTGGAACTTTACCTACACGGCCGCCACGACCCTCATGACCACCGCCTACACCCCGTCGGAACGCAACAAGACCCAGGGAATGATGAATCAGATCATCTACACGGTGGTGGCCATCGGGTCCCTGTCATCCGGCGCGGTCATCCATTTCCTGGGCTGGACCTGGGTGAACATCGGTGCCGCACCGATGCTGCTCCTGGCCGTGCTTGCAACCATCTGGCATGTCGCCGCCAAGTCGAACACGGTCGAGGCTTGA
- a CDS encoding tRNA (adenine-N1)-methyltransferase: MSTRWVTTAGVALQGATIPDSNKSHGLRATGEPLRDGDSVVFFDRKDREYLKTLRAGETISIRGGTIAVDDLLGRPDGFSVRSSLRERFVVLRPTLERLIPNLPRKAQVIYPKDLALILMWGDVYPGATVVEAGVGPGALTLALLRAVGPEGRVISFETREEHARAAERNVARYYGAAPQWTLEVADVADGLRELTVDRVFLDLPEPWRHTDLAWRALRPGGVFLGYVPTVLQVKGFVDSLKDHGGFACIDTMETLVRYWHVKEMSVRPQHRMVAHTGFVTTARRVEMMEGPERQGPADQAE, encoded by the coding sequence GTGTCCACGCGCTGGGTCACAACGGCCGGCGTGGCGCTTCAAGGAGCAACCATTCCCGATTCAAACAAGTCCCACGGCCTTCGCGCCACCGGTGAGCCCCTCCGCGACGGCGACTCGGTCGTTTTCTTCGACCGCAAGGACCGGGAGTACCTGAAGACCCTCCGCGCGGGCGAGACCATCTCCATCCGGGGCGGGACCATCGCGGTGGACGACCTCCTGGGTCGGCCCGACGGTTTCAGCGTGCGGTCGTCGCTCAGGGAGCGGTTCGTGGTGCTGCGCCCGACCCTTGAGCGCCTGATCCCGAACCTGCCGCGCAAGGCGCAGGTGATCTATCCCAAGGACCTGGCCCTGATCCTGATGTGGGGCGACGTGTATCCGGGAGCGACGGTGGTGGAGGCCGGGGTCGGCCCGGGGGCGCTCACGCTGGCGCTGCTGCGGGCGGTGGGGCCCGAGGGGCGGGTCATCTCCTTCGAGACACGGGAGGAGCATGCCCGTGCGGCGGAACGGAACGTGGCCCGTTACTACGGCGCCGCGCCCCAGTGGACGCTGGAGGTGGCGGACGTGGCCGACGGCCTCCGGGAACTCACCGTGGACCGGGTCTTTCTCGATCTCCCGGAACCTTGGCGGCACACCGACCTGGCTTGGCGCGCGCTGCGGCCCGGCGGCGTTTTCCTGGGCTACGTGCCGACGGTGCTGCAGGTGAAGGGCTTCGTGGATTCCCTGAAGGACCACGGCGGGTTCGCGTGCATCGACACCATGGAGACCCTGGTCCGTTACTGGCACGTCAAGGAGATGAGCGTTCGGCCGCAGCACCGCATGGTGGCGCACACGGGGTTCGTCACCACGGCCCGGCGCGTGGAGATGATGGAAGGGCCGGAGCGGCAGGGTCCGGCGGATCAGGCGGAGTAG
- a CDS encoding xanthine dehydrogenase family protein molybdopterin-binding subunit, with product MANGRIVGAPATRGEGEDKVSGRARYTADMAVPGMLWCKVLRSPIAHGRIARIDAGKALAAPGVRAVVTGADLSGARIGKKLVDMPLLADGVVRYIGEKVAAVAADSEAEAETAAALIDVEYEEMQAVLDPVEAAEPSAPLIHPEVTTYPGLLQPMDAPSNVAVRLEWRKGDVEAAFREADLVVENTYTTPAVHHGYIEPHCCIVEAKGEGVDVWASTKSLFALRDHMAGALGIPADKIVAHPGYLGGDFGGKGDANDLALCYVLSKNTGKPVKYVMDYTEELIAGNPRHASVTTVKTGVKRNGLIVAQHMDLLFDSGAYGSYRPQGYLVGAHSSGGPYKIAHFLLVERYVYTNKVPCGYMRAPGHPQGFFANESQLDLVARRLGMDPAELRRINFMHDGDVDPTGIPVGHIQPDETLDNVIETSNYHASRQPNVGRGIALGHWMSKGGESYVDLRMDADGTATLGASLVDVGPGAYTMMQQVVAQELDLPLEQVRFETVDTTRVAKDTGVRGSSSTRVHGNTAFDAADKARAALLEIAAERMGVPAGELGVVNGGITHLRSERRMTFAELVEAAGGPVTVTGHYANPTDGPETSMVAQVAEVEVDPETGQFAVRRLTTAHNTGTVLNPLGHQGQIDGAVVMGLGFARCEDIVTDGGRVVTANLGDYKLPNIKDIPALRTEVTEAPVGSGPYGSMSIGETAVIPTAAAVANAVEDAVGVRIMDLPVTAEKVFAALQARRAR from the coding sequence ATGGCCAACGGAAGGATCGTAGGCGCCCCGGCGACGCGCGGCGAGGGCGAGGACAAGGTGTCGGGCCGGGCGCGCTACACCGCGGACATGGCGGTCCCGGGGATGCTCTGGTGCAAGGTGCTGCGCAGCCCCATCGCCCATGGCCGCATCGCGCGCATCGATGCCGGCAAGGCGCTGGCCGCGCCCGGCGTGCGCGCCGTCGTGACCGGAGCGGACCTCTCCGGGGCGCGCATCGGCAAGAAGCTCGTGGACATGCCGCTTCTGGCGGACGGGGTGGTGCGCTACATCGGCGAGAAGGTCGCGGCCGTTGCCGCCGACAGCGAGGCCGAAGCCGAGACAGCGGCGGCGCTCATCGATGTCGAGTACGAGGAAATGCAGGCGGTACTGGACCCGGTGGAAGCGGCCGAGCCGTCCGCCCCGCTGATCCACCCGGAGGTGACCACCTACCCCGGCCTGCTCCAACCCATGGACGCCCCCAGCAACGTGGCCGTCCGGCTCGAGTGGCGCAAGGGCGACGTGGAGGCGGCGTTCCGGGAGGCCGACCTGGTCGTCGAGAACACCTACACCACGCCGGCGGTGCACCACGGCTACATCGAGCCGCATTGCTGCATCGTGGAAGCCAAGGGAGAAGGCGTGGACGTGTGGGCCTCCACCAAGAGCCTCTTCGCCCTGCGCGACCACATGGCCGGCGCCCTGGGCATCCCGGCCGACAAGATCGTCGCCCATCCCGGCTACCTTGGCGGGGACTTCGGCGGCAAGGGCGACGCCAATGACCTCGCCCTCTGCTACGTCCTCTCGAAGAACACCGGAAAGCCGGTCAAGTACGTCATGGACTACACCGAGGAGCTGATCGCGGGGAACCCGCGCCACGCTTCGGTGACCACCGTCAAGACCGGCGTCAAGAGGAACGGCCTGATCGTCGCCCAGCACATGGACCTGCTCTTCGACAGCGGCGCCTACGGCTCGTACCGTCCCCAAGGCTACCTGGTGGGCGCCCACTCTTCCGGCGGCCCCTACAAGATCGCCCACTTCCTGCTGGTGGAGCGCTACGTCTACACCAACAAGGTGCCGTGCGGCTACATGCGCGCCCCCGGACACCCGCAGGGGTTCTTCGCCAACGAGAGCCAGCTCGACCTCGTGGCGCGCCGGCTGGGCATGGACCCCGCGGAGCTGCGCCGCATCAACTTCATGCACGACGGCGACGTCGACCCCACCGGCATACCCGTGGGGCACATTCAGCCGGATGAGACCCTGGACAACGTCATCGAGACATCGAACTACCACGCATCCAGGCAACCGAACGTCGGGCGCGGCATCGCCCTAGGCCACTGGATGTCCAAGGGCGGCGAATCGTACGTCGACCTGCGGATGGATGCCGACGGGACCGCGACCTTGGGGGCGTCGCTGGTGGACGTGGGCCCCGGCGCCTACACCATGATGCAGCAGGTGGTGGCGCAGGAACTGGACCTGCCGCTGGAGCAGGTGCGCTTCGAGACCGTGGACACCACCCGGGTGGCCAAGGACACCGGCGTGCGCGGCAGCAGCAGCACCCGGGTCCACGGCAACACGGCCTTCGACGCCGCGGACAAGGCCCGCGCCGCGCTCCTGGAGATCGCCGCGGAGCGCATGGGCGTTCCCGCCGGGGAACTCGGGGTCGTCAACGGCGGCATCACGCACCTGCGCTCGGAGCGGCGCATGACCTTCGCCGAGCTGGTGGAGGCCGCGGGCGGCCCCGTGACCGTCACGGGCCACTACGCCAACCCCACGGACGGCCCGGAGACCTCCATGGTGGCGCAGGTGGCCGAGGTGGAGGTGGACCCGGAGACTGGGCAGTTCGCCGTGCGCCGGCTCACCACCGCGCACAACACCGGCACCGTGCTGAATCCCCTGGGGCACCAGGGTCAGATCGACGGCGCGGTGGTCATGGGCCTGGGCTTCGCCCGCTGCGAGGACATCGTCACCGACGGCGGCCGGGTGGTCACCGCCAACCTGGGCGACTACAAGCTGCCCAACATCAAGGACATCCCGGCGCTGCGCACCGAGGTGACCGAAGCGCCGGTGGGGAGCGGTCCCTACGGCAGCATGAGCATCGGCGAGACCGCGGTGATCCCCACGGCCGCGGCGGTGGCCAACGCGGTGGAAGACGCCGTGGGCGTGCGCATCATGGACCTCCCGGTGACCGCCGAGAAGGTGTTCGCGGCGCTCCAGGCCAGGCGCGCCCGATGA
- a CDS encoding DMT family transporter — translation MDSLYIPLLALGAALCFSSGQICSRLGLKYGTPTSATSFSLFTSTVILFVALGPFISWEHAPPVGLLLFIGAGVLSPFCTQILLFVSATKVGISRASPLRNTTPLFAGLMAVLVLGETVTVAIATGTLLIIIGASLLGMKDSEAAAPYQPIYLLLPIMAAFLGGFSSPMRKLGYSMIDSVPLAIWMVQGGGFAALLLYLLVTGKYRELVFRRETLWWFGLSGVLNSVAVSLNMTALEMGDVVLVSPLIATTPLFTVILSTVFLRSLERVTLKVLVGAASICLGGIVLTTF, via the coding sequence GTGGACAGCCTGTACATCCCGCTGCTGGCCCTGGGCGCCGCCCTGTGCTTTTCTTCGGGCCAGATCTGCTCCCGGCTGGGGCTGAAGTACGGCACTCCCACGAGCGCCACCTCCTTTTCCCTCTTCACCTCCACGGTTATCCTGTTCGTGGCGCTGGGTCCGTTCATTTCCTGGGAACACGCGCCGCCGGTGGGGCTGCTGCTGTTCATCGGCGCTGGGGTGTTGTCGCCGTTCTGCACGCAGATCCTGCTGTTCGTCTCGGCCACCAAGGTGGGCATCTCCAGGGCATCCCCGCTGCGCAACACCACGCCGCTGTTCGCGGGCCTCATGGCGGTGCTGGTGCTGGGGGAAACCGTGACCGTCGCCATCGCCACGGGCACGCTGCTCATCATCATCGGCGCGAGCCTGCTGGGAATGAAGGACTCCGAGGCGGCCGCGCCCTACCAGCCCATCTACCTGCTGCTGCCCATCATGGCCGCGTTCCTGGGCGGCTTTTCCAGCCCCATGCGCAAGCTGGGCTACAGCATGATCGACTCCGTGCCGCTGGCCATCTGGATGGTGCAGGGGGGCGGGTTCGCGGCCCTGTTGCTCTACCTGCTGGTGACCGGGAAATATCGGGAACTGGTCTTCCGGCGGGAGACGCTGTGGTGGTTCGGATTGTCGGGGGTGCTCAACAGCGTGGCCGTGTCGCTTAACATGACCGCCCTGGAGATGGGCGACGTCGTGCTGGTGTCGCCGCTCATCGCCACCACACCCCTCTTCACCGTGATCCTGAGCACGGTCTTCCTGCGCTCCCTGGAGCGCGTGACGCTCAAGGTGCTGGTGGGAGCGGCGTCCATCTGTCTCGGCGGGATCGTGCTCACCACGTTCTGA